A part of Tardiphaga sp. vice304 genomic DNA contains:
- a CDS encoding TonB-dependent receptor, whose translation MRLIRSWNPLTPATAALMSAACCGELHAQEVLQEIAVVTDRARTGNASDGFQSTTQLNGADLQRTTAASLADLLATQPGVAASTFAPGASRPNIRGLDDYRVRVQENGIGSHDASDFSQDHQVPVDPLVADSVELIRGPATLRYGNQAIGGVVNATNNRIPQNLVPDHFSARLKGGTTSADHGIDGAASVDASGENIAIHADAFGRNAGDYRIPGGVQANTRLRSAGQSVGGSYIFDGGYVGTAIQHITSLYHIPGINEASQNTRISLEQTKITSKGEWRAPVEGIDAVRFAFGISDYKHDELGLPADGVLNTISNKEIEGRFEIDHAAVATPLGALTGNWGLQASNRKLGTQGTLGGLLAPTNTDAVAGFVFEQLQLSETLRLQAAGRIESITVSGLAPVFPANFLPPPDSFSQSAAARDFAPKSFSVGLLKNLPWDMVASLSAQRAQRAPAAPELFSRGSDGASGTFVIGNPDLKLETAESLELGLKRITGPFRFEASLYATRYRDFIYKQVTGNFCTDAFASCGASGPLLQVAYGQRDANFRGAELAAQYDIAPLGDGTFGIDGQFDVVRATFADGSNVPRIAPMRLGGGVWWRSAAWQTRIGLLHAFTQNDIALNETSTAGYNLLKVELSHTHIFTKTDSGLREMTFGVVGDNLLDERIRNHISFKKAEVLQPGLGVRLFTSLRF comes from the coding sequence GTGAGATTGATCAGATCCTGGAATCCACTGACCCCGGCCACTGCCGCCCTGATGTCGGCGGCCTGCTGCGGCGAATTGCATGCACAGGAGGTATTGCAGGAGATCGCCGTGGTGACCGACCGCGCAAGGACCGGCAATGCCAGCGACGGCTTCCAGTCGACCACCCAACTCAACGGCGCCGACCTGCAGCGCACCACGGCGGCGTCGCTGGCCGACCTGCTGGCGACCCAGCCCGGCGTGGCGGCCTCCACCTTTGCGCCGGGCGCCAGCCGGCCGAACATCCGCGGCCTCGACGACTATCGCGTCCGCGTGCAGGAGAACGGCATCGGCAGCCATGACGCTTCGGATTTCAGCCAGGACCATCAGGTGCCGGTCGATCCGCTCGTGGCGGACAGCGTCGAGCTGATCCGGGGCCCGGCGACGTTGCGCTATGGCAACCAGGCGATCGGCGGCGTGGTCAACGCGACCAACAACCGGATCCCGCAAAATCTCGTGCCGGACCATTTTTCCGCCCGTCTCAAGGGCGGTACAACGTCGGCCGACCACGGCATCGACGGCGCCGCCAGCGTGGATGCCAGCGGCGAGAATATCGCCATCCACGCCGACGCGTTCGGCCGCAACGCCGGTGACTACCGGATCCCGGGCGGCGTGCAGGCCAATACGCGATTGCGCTCGGCCGGCCAATCGGTCGGCGGTTCCTACATTTTCGATGGCGGCTATGTCGGCACCGCGATCCAGCACATCACCAGCCTTTATCATATTCCGGGGATCAACGAGGCCAGTCAGAATACCCGGATCAGCCTCGAACAGACCAAGATCACCAGCAAGGGCGAATGGCGCGCGCCGGTCGAGGGAATCGACGCGGTGCGCTTCGCCTTCGGCATCAGCGACTACAAGCATGATGAACTCGGCCTACCCGCCGACGGCGTGCTCAACACCATCAGCAACAAGGAGATCGAAGGCCGCTTCGAGATCGACCACGCTGCGGTGGCGACGCCTCTAGGCGCGCTGACGGGAAACTGGGGCCTTCAGGCCAGCAATCGCAAGCTCGGCACCCAGGGCACACTCGGTGGCCTGCTGGCGCCGACCAACACGGACGCGGTGGCGGGATTCGTGTTCGAGCAGTTGCAGCTTTCCGAAACGTTGAGACTGCAGGCCGCCGGCCGCATCGAGAGCATTACTGTCTCGGGCCTGGCGCCGGTGTTTCCGGCCAATTTCCTGCCGCCGCCGGACAGTTTTTCGCAATCCGCGGCCGCCCGCGATTTTGCACCGAAGAGCTTCAGCGTCGGCCTGCTGAAGAACTTACCGTGGGACATGGTGGCGTCGCTGAGCGCACAACGTGCGCAGCGCGCCCCGGCGGCGCCTGAACTGTTTTCACGCGGCTCCGACGGCGCTTCCGGCACCTTCGTGATCGGCAATCCGGACCTGAAGCTGGAGACGGCAGAATCCCTCGAGCTCGGATTGAAACGCATCACCGGCCCGTTCCGTTTCGAGGCCAGCCTCTACGCCACGCGCTACCGCGACTTCATCTACAAGCAGGTCACCGGCAATTTCTGTACCGACGCGTTCGCCAGTTGCGGGGCTTCGGGCCCCTTGCTGCAGGTCGCCTATGGCCAGCGCGATGCGAATTTCCGCGGCGCCGAGCTGGCCGCGCAATACGACATCGCCCCGCTCGGCGACGGCACCTTCGGCATCGATGGCCAGTTCGACGTGGTGCGCGCCACCTTCGCCGATGGCAGCAACGTGCCGCGCATCGCGCCAATGCGGCTGGGTGGCGGCGTTTGGTGGCGCAGCGCGGCGTGGCAGACCCGGATCGGCCTGCTGCATGCCTTCACACAGAACGACATCGCGCTGAACGAGACATCCACGGCCGGCTACAATCTGCTGAAGGTCGAGCTCAGCCATACGCATATTTTCACGAAGACCGATAGCGGGCTGCGCGAGATGACGTTCGGCGTCGTCGGCGACAATCTGCTCGACGAGCGCATCCGCAACCACATCTCGTTCAAAAAGGCGGAGGTGCTGCAGCCCGGACTCGGCGTAAGGCTGTTCACCAGCCTTCGTTTCTGA
- the exbD gene encoding TonB system transport protein ExbD, with protein MGSRLGGRTRNGDDDLEVQHEINVTPFIDVMLVLLIIFMVAAPLATVDLGVDLPASAVEPAPRSDKPVFVTLKPDLSIGIGEDVIARDTLGASLDSATKSNKDERIFLRADKAVSYGDLMEVMNLLRTAGYLKVALVGLDGRAPTP; from the coding sequence GTGGGATCGCGCCTGGGCGGACGCACGCGCAACGGGGATGACGACCTCGAAGTGCAGCACGAGATCAACGTCACGCCGTTCATCGATGTGATGCTGGTGCTGCTGATCATCTTCATGGTCGCGGCACCCTTGGCCACCGTCGATCTCGGCGTCGATCTGCCGGCCAGCGCCGTCGAGCCCGCGCCGCGTTCGGACAAGCCTGTCTTCGTGACCCTGAAGCCGGATCTGTCGATCGGCATCGGCGAAGACGTGATCGCGCGCGATACGCTCGGTGCATCGCTGGACAGCGCGACGAAAAGCAACAAGGACGAGCGCATCTTCCTGCGCGCCGACAAGGCCGTCAGCTATGGCGACCTGATGGAGGTGATGAACCTGCTGCGCACGGCCGGCTATCTCAAGGTCGCCTTGGTCGGTCTCGACGGCCGCGCCCCGACGCCATGA
- a CDS encoding ATP-binding response regulator: protein MAEQDDVLYLIEDAGEVPEDTSLRKWKIAVIDDDQAVHEGTRFALSDYTLNGQSLEILSAYSAAEGQILMRDNPDIAAVLLDVIMETDDAGLELVEFIRNELHNETVRIILRTGQPGQAPERRVIVDYDINDYKAKTELTADKLFTSLTAALRSYQQLERMVQTRRGLEIIIDAASTLYDFRSMQRLAEGVLTQIASLLNVDCAGILVLRDGGDIGDDFAVLAGSGCYSRFIGCPTPQSLDPDLRLMVEDAFRRRKHDFADQRTVLYIRTGSGREVVVLLQAERQLSETDRALVEIFGSRLSIAFDNVILYQQLHAANTQLEDRVAQRTRALMQANRRLSAQWLRLQRANGFKNEILGTVAHDLKNPLGVILGRTEMLTELIGAGSPKENVAAQIEHIRDATKRLTAMVDHLINDAMADAFDITIRREPVDISALVTDVAEANKPSAVNKQQAITVSVPAHRDLTLCDADRMREAIDNLVSNAIKYSPIGGSIALAVSGDSITVSISVTDEGAGLLPEDLDRLFGRFQRLSAKPTGGESSTGLGLSIVKRIVDMHGGDVTAESPGPGRGATFTISLPATTET from the coding sequence ATGGCCGAACAGGACGATGTCCTCTATCTGATCGAAGACGCCGGCGAGGTGCCGGAAGACACCAGTTTGCGCAAATGGAAGATCGCCGTGATCGATGACGATCAGGCGGTCCATGAGGGCACGCGCTTTGCACTCAGCGATTACACGCTGAACGGCCAGTCGCTGGAAATCCTATCGGCCTATTCGGCAGCCGAAGGCCAGATTTTGATGCGCGACAACCCGGACATTGCCGCCGTGCTGCTCGACGTCATTATGGAGACCGACGACGCGGGCCTCGAGCTCGTCGAATTCATCCGCAACGAACTGCATAACGAGACCGTCCGCATCATCCTGCGTACCGGCCAGCCCGGCCAGGCGCCGGAGCGCCGCGTGATCGTCGACTACGACATCAACGACTACAAGGCCAAGACCGAGCTTACCGCCGACAAGCTGTTCACCTCGCTGACCGCCGCATTGCGCAGCTACCAGCAGCTCGAACGCATGGTGCAGACGCGCCGCGGGCTGGAGATCATCATCGACGCCGCGTCCACGCTATATGATTTCCGCTCGATGCAGCGGCTCGCCGAGGGCGTACTGACGCAGATCGCGTCCTTGCTCAATGTCGATTGTGCCGGGATCCTGGTGCTGCGCGACGGCGGCGACATCGGCGACGATTTTGCCGTGCTGGCGGGATCGGGCTGCTACAGCCGCTTTATCGGCTGCCCGACGCCGCAGTCGCTCGATCCCGATCTGCGGCTCATGGTCGAGGACGCCTTCCGCCGCCGCAAGCATGATTTCGCCGACCAGCGCACCGTGCTCTACATCCGCACCGGCTCCGGTCGCGAGGTCGTGGTGCTGCTGCAAGCCGAGCGGCAGTTGTCGGAAACCGACCGTGCGCTGGTGGAGATCTTCGGCAGCCGGCTGTCAATCGCCTTCGACAATGTGATCCTGTACCAGCAACTGCACGCCGCCAATACCCAGCTCGAGGACCGCGTGGCGCAGCGTACCCGCGCGCTGATGCAGGCCAACCGCCGGCTGTCGGCGCAATGGCTGCGCCTGCAGCGCGCCAATGGCTTCAAGAACGAGATCCTCGGCACCGTGGCGCACGACCTCAAGAATCCGCTCGGCGTCATTCTCGGGCGCACCGAAATGCTGACCGAGTTGATCGGAGCCGGCTCACCGAAGGAAAACGTAGCAGCCCAGATCGAGCACATCCGCGACGCCACCAAGCGGCTGACCGCGATGGTCGATCATTTGATCAACGACGCGATGGCGGACGCCTTCGACATCACCATCCGCCGCGAGCCGGTGGATATCTCCGCGCTGGTCACCGACGTCGCCGAGGCCAACAAGCCTTCAGCGGTCAACAAGCAGCAGGCCATCACCGTCTCGGTGCCGGCGCACCGGGATCTTACTTTGTGCGACGCCGACCGGATGCGCGAAGCAATCGACAATCTGGTCAGCAATGCGATCAAATACAGCCCGATCGGCGGCAGCATCGCGCTGGCGGTGAGTGGCGACAGCATCACGGTCAGCATCAGCGTGACCGACGAGGGCGCCGGCCTGCTGCCGGAAGACCTCGACCGGCTGTTCGGCCGCTTCCAGCGATTGTCCGCCAAGCCGACCGGCGGCGAAAGCTCGACCGGTCTCGGCCTCTCGATCGTCAAGCGCATCGTCGACATGCATGGCGGCGACGTCACCGCCGAAAGCCCCGGCCCCGGCCGCGGCGCGACCTTCACCATCTCTTTGCCCGCGACAACCGAAACCTGA
- a CDS encoding energy transducer TonB family protein, translated as MTPYALHAPTDRTALRWLGSAVVIVAIHAGLIAAGLGWYRQQAPSGSEMPAIMVDMAPAAAAPETSQQDAAPGPEMLQAEAPSEPPPPPEPVIQQPIEEQVAPTPPVEQPVVEAPPEQKIEQTSPPEPAKVEPEPPKPEPEKPTPKPERAEPKKKPSETPPAPRTTAPPRVDRRATAASTASAGAAAAAALPSYRDRLAVHLQRYKQYPSEARSAGQQGVAMLSFTVSRSGQVLGSRLAGSSGVAALDAETMAMIRRAQPLPAFPPEMTQASLSFTVPVRFSIR; from the coding sequence ATGACCCCCTACGCGCTGCATGCCCCGACCGACCGCACCGCGCTGCGCTGGCTCGGTTCGGCTGTCGTGATCGTCGCGATCCATGCCGGCCTGATCGCCGCCGGCCTCGGTTGGTATCGCCAGCAAGCGCCGTCCGGCAGCGAGATGCCGGCCATTATGGTCGACATGGCGCCGGCCGCGGCCGCGCCGGAGACATCGCAGCAGGACGCCGCACCGGGACCGGAAATGCTGCAGGCGGAGGCTCCTTCCGAGCCGCCGCCGCCGCCGGAGCCCGTGATCCAGCAGCCGATCGAGGAGCAAGTCGCGCCGACGCCGCCGGTCGAGCAGCCAGTGGTGGAAGCCCCGCCCGAGCAGAAGATCGAACAAACCTCGCCGCCCGAGCCGGCCAAGGTCGAGCCGGAGCCGCCAAAGCCGGAGCCGGAGAAACCGACGCCGAAGCCGGAGCGCGCCGAGCCGAAGAAGAAACCCAGTGAAACGCCGCCGGCGCCGCGCACCACCGCGCCGCCGCGCGTCGATCGCCGGGCCACTGCCGCGTCCACGGCCAGTGCAGGCGCGGCGGCGGCCGCGGCCCTGCCGTCCTATCGCGATCGCCTGGCCGTTCATCTGCAGCGCTACAAGCAATATCCGAGCGAAGCCCGGTCGGCGGGACAACAGGGCGTGGCGATGCTGAGCTTCACGGTCAGCCGTAGCGGCCAAGTGCTCGGCAGCCGGCTCGCGGGCTCTTCCGGCGTGGCGGCGCTTGATGCCGAGACGATGGCCATGATCCGCCGCGCCCAGCCGCTGCCCGCCTTCCCGCCGGAGATGACCCAGGCGTCGCTGAGCTTCACGGTGCCAGTGCGCTTCTCCATCCGGTAG
- the exbB gene encoding tonB-system energizer ExbB: MLQSHNALAATTDLTLPRNLSPWGMFMGADIVVKIVMVGLAIASLVTWTVWLAKTLELASARRIANRRLKLLESDTTLDAVEQDSAGRTDAVAQLIHSAVRETKLSHGQFDDGFKERIALRLERVELAMSRRISRGTGVVATIGAIAPFVGLFGTVWGIMNAFIGISETKTTNLAVVAPGIAEALLATALGLVAAIPAVVIYNHLVRHVTSYRALLGDASAQVMLLVSRDHGRRGVPISRAAE; this comes from the coding sequence ATGCTGCAGTCCCATAATGCCCTGGCCGCAACGACCGATCTGACGCTGCCGCGCAACCTGTCCCCCTGGGGCATGTTCATGGGCGCCGACATCGTCGTGAAGATCGTGATGGTGGGGCTTGCTATCGCATCCCTGGTGACGTGGACGGTGTGGCTCGCCAAGACGCTCGAACTGGCCAGCGCGCGACGCATCGCGAATCGTCGACTGAAACTTCTGGAGAGCGACACCACGCTCGACGCCGTCGAGCAGGACAGCGCCGGCCGCACCGACGCGGTGGCGCAGCTGATCCATTCCGCCGTGCGCGAGACGAAGTTGTCGCACGGTCAGTTCGACGACGGCTTCAAGGAGCGTATCGCGCTGCGGCTGGAGCGCGTCGAGCTGGCGATGTCGCGCCGCATCTCGCGCGGCACCGGCGTGGTCGCCACGATCGGCGCCATTGCGCCATTCGTCGGCCTGTTCGGCACCGTCTGGGGCATCATGAACGCCTTCATCGGCATTTCCGAAACCAAGACCACCAATCTCGCCGTGGTCGCGCCGGGCATCGCCGAGGCGCTGCTGGCCACTGCGCTCGGCCTCGTCGCGGCAATTCCCGCGGTCGTGATCTACAACCATCTGGTTCGCCACGTGACGTCGTACCGCGCGTTGCTGGGCGACGCCTCGGCGCAGGTGATGCTGCTGGTCAGCCGCGACCATGGCCGCCGCGGCGTGCCGATCTCCCGGGCGGCGGAGTAG
- a CDS encoding sensor histidine kinase, whose protein sequence is MLAARGRTGLIGFVRAIPIRWRILSIASLNSAVVLVLAGLIWSGSQVLSSAWDDVRQVRQSDQILALLESETSRLQNLIHRYINQPSPELFAEILLLREAVLGTLSSRASTDPMLSGSVAELERVTERFLSGFGELRSLQTTIAKTYEAQVLGPAKDMAGLYSIIEGATNQRDALIWPPLGKSREAFTAMLVAANAYYLSLASASAEEARRNTETIERTIPVMTEMADNDLQREALQRLKGRAVALREGLAKLSEQLTGRTDLLRNSIDASQADTIAAIDGLSVLMRQREQKAQTTFDRTLANISRNVLLIATFFLCVIIIAGIVIALSIRLPLQQIMGSMRAITTGHLDREVQGTDARDEVGAMARAVEVFRQNAIARRDAEVELRASKEKAESALLELYAAQQNLIDAERLAALGGLVAGVAHEVNNPIGISLTVASSFARRSEMFEAELRGGTPLRRSQLEEFVRTCQDAAQQLVSNLQRAGELIQSFKQVAVDRSHAERRQFNLSEATDQIIASLRPVLKKSLITLTVDVPDGLIIDGYPGSYGQILTNLFLNAANHAFPDGRPGAITLTARLRGTDDIEISFSDNGVGMTPDVQRQAFDPFFTTRRNEGGTGLGLHIVYNLVTQQLGGRMMLDSRLGQGTTFRIIMPRAATAAGAIDGTTQWPNRTMSSI, encoded by the coding sequence GTGCTGGCGGCCAGGGGCCGTACCGGCTTGATCGGGTTTGTCCGCGCCATTCCGATCCGCTGGCGCATCCTGTCGATCGCCTCGCTGAATTCCGCCGTGGTACTGGTGCTGGCCGGTCTGATCTGGAGCGGCTCGCAGGTCTTGTCCTCGGCCTGGGACGATGTCCGCCAAGTCCGGCAGTCCGACCAGATCCTGGCGCTGCTGGAAAGCGAGACCAGCCGGCTGCAGAACCTGATCCATCGCTACATCAACCAGCCGAGCCCCGAGCTGTTCGCCGAAATCCTGCTGCTGCGCGAGGCGGTGCTGGGCACGCTAAGCAGCCGGGCCTCGACCGATCCGATGCTGTCGGGCTCGGTCGCCGAGCTGGAGCGCGTCACCGAGCGCTTCCTCTCCGGATTCGGCGAATTGCGCAGCCTGCAAACCACCATAGCCAAGACCTATGAGGCGCAGGTGCTGGGCCCCGCCAAGGACATGGCCGGGCTGTATTCGATCATCGAGGGCGCCACCAACCAGCGCGACGCGCTGATCTGGCCACCGCTCGGAAAGTCTCGCGAGGCCTTCACGGCGATGCTGGTGGCCGCCAACGCCTACTACCTGTCGCTGGCCTCGGCCTCCGCCGAGGAAGCCCGCCGCAACACCGAGACCATCGAGCGCACCATTCCGGTGATGACCGAAATGGCGGACAACGACCTGCAACGCGAGGCCTTGCAGCGGCTGAAGGGTCGCGCGGTGGCGCTGCGCGAAGGGCTGGCGAAACTGTCAGAGCAGCTCACCGGCCGCACCGACCTGCTGCGCAATTCGATCGACGCCAGCCAGGCCGACACCATCGCCGCGATCGACGGCCTGTCGGTCCTGATGCGGCAGCGCGAGCAGAAAGCCCAGACCACCTTCGACCGCACGCTGGCGAACATCTCGCGCAACGTGCTGCTAATTGCGACCTTCTTCCTGTGCGTCATCATCATCGCCGGGATCGTCATCGCGCTCAGCATCCGGCTGCCGTTGCAGCAGATCATGGGCTCGATGCGGGCCATCACCACGGGCCACCTCGACCGTGAGGTACAGGGCACCGATGCCCGCGACGAGGTCGGCGCGATGGCCCGCGCCGTCGAGGTATTCCGCCAGAACGCCATCGCCCGGCGCGATGCCGAAGTGGAGTTGCGCGCATCCAAAGAGAAGGCCGAGAGCGCGCTGCTCGAACTATATGCCGCGCAACAGAATTTGATCGATGCCGAACGGCTGGCGGCACTCGGCGGGCTGGTCGCCGGCGTCGCCCACGAGGTCAACAATCCGATCGGCATCAGCCTGACGGTTGCGTCCTCCTTTGCGCGGCGCAGCGAGATGTTCGAGGCCGAATTGCGTGGCGGCACACCGCTGCGCCGCTCGCAACTCGAGGAATTCGTCCGGACCTGCCAGGACGCCGCACAGCAGCTCGTCTCCAACCTGCAGCGCGCCGGCGAATTGATCCAATCCTTCAAGCAGGTTGCGGTGGATCGCTCGCACGCCGAGCGACGCCAGTTCAACCTCTCCGAGGCCACCGACCAGATTATCGCCAGCCTGCGCCCGGTACTGAAAAAGTCGCTGATTACCCTCACCGTCGACGTGCCGGACGGCCTCATCATCGACGGTTATCCCGGCTCCTACGGCCAGATCCTGACTAACCTGTTCCTGAACGCGGCCAATCACGCCTTTCCTGACGGCCGCCCCGGCGCGATCACCCTGACGGCGCGGCTACGCGGCACCGACGACATCGAGATCAGCTTTTCCGACAATGGCGTCGGCATGACGCCGGACGTGCAGCGTCAGGCATTCGACCCGTTCTTTACGACGCGCCGCAACGAGGGCGGCACCGGCCTTGGACTGCACATCGTCTACAATCTGGTCACCCAGCAGCTCGGCGGCCGGATGATGCTCGATTCTAGGCTGGGACAAGGCACGACCTTTCGCATTATCATGCCGCGGGCCGCCACCGCCGCGGGAGCAATTGACGGGACCACGCAATGGCCGAACAGGACGATGTCCTCTATCTGA
- a CDS encoding response regulator, with the protein MSHSPHIIIVDDEAPAREMVGDYLKMHGFAVTLCDGGKSLRAEIASKVPDLVVLDLNMPEEDGLSIIRDLKGRINVPVIMLTATASPIDRVVGLEIGADDYIAKPCELRELMARIRSVLRRSGPKAEAAAPAKSISEHLVRFGTKWLDLEAQALRDDEGNEHPLTASEFGLLKVFAANPKRVLSRERLLELANARDAEAFDRAVDLRIMRIRRKIEPDPAHPAVIRTIRGGGYLFSPVVEKA; encoded by the coding sequence ATGAGCCACAGCCCACACATCATCATCGTTGACGACGAGGCACCGGCCCGCGAGATGGTCGGCGATTACCTCAAGATGCACGGCTTTGCGGTCACTCTGTGCGACGGCGGCAAGAGTTTGCGCGCCGAAATCGCCAGCAAGGTGCCAGACCTCGTGGTGCTGGATCTCAACATGCCCGAGGAAGACGGGCTGTCGATCATCCGCGACCTCAAGGGCCGCATCAACGTGCCGGTGATCATGCTGACTGCGACCGCGAGCCCGATCGACCGGGTGGTCGGCCTGGAGATCGGCGCCGACGACTACATCGCCAAGCCGTGCGAGTTGCGCGAACTGATGGCTCGGATCCGCTCGGTGCTGCGGCGCAGCGGACCGAAAGCCGAAGCGGCGGCGCCGGCAAAATCCATCAGCGAACATCTGGTGCGGTTCGGCACCAAATGGCTCGATCTCGAAGCCCAGGCGCTACGCGACGACGAGGGCAACGAACATCCGCTGACGGCATCGGAGTTCGGTCTGCTGAAAGTGTTCGCTGCCAACCCGAAGCGCGTGCTGTCACGCGAACGGCTGCTCGAACTGGCGAATGCGCGCGACGCCGAAGCCTTCGACCGTGCCGTCGACCTGCGCATCATGCGGATCCGCCGCAAGATCGAACCGGACCCGGCGCACCCCGCCGTCATCCGCACCATCCGCGGCGGCGGCTACCTGTTTTCGCCGGTCGTGGAGAAGGCATAG
- the ugpB gene encoding sn-glycerol-3-phosphate ABC transporter substrate-binding protein UgpB, translating into MLQAVVRIVAGCALAASLVAPAQAVTEIQWWHAMSGQLGRQLEKLAHDFNATQAGYRVVPVYKGNYSETVNAAIFAFRSRSQPAIVQVSEASTATMMAAKGAIYPVHELMRDQAEAFSPAAYLPAIAGYYTDIAGNMLSFPFNASTPILYYNKDLFRAAGLDPEAPPRTWPELGDAAKRLRAAGTACGFTTSWPSWINVENFSAFHDLPVATRANGMAGLDAILTFNNAAMIRHVAQLAQWQKTKVFDYSGRATSAEPRFQKGECGIFLGSSGTRADILANAKFEVGYGMLPYWPDVASAPRNSIIGGATLWVLRDRPRDEYKGVAKFFAFLSQPDIQAAWHQNTGYLPITRAAFDLTRAQGFYDRHPGTAKSIEQITLNPPTANSKGLRLGSFTLIRDAIEDELEQAFAGRKSAQAALDAAADRGNKLLRQFERANPDQ; encoded by the coding sequence ATGTTGCAAGCGGTCGTTCGAATAGTTGCGGGATGCGCGCTGGCAGCTTCGCTGGTGGCGCCGGCGCAGGCCGTCACGGAGATCCAGTGGTGGCATGCGATGTCGGGCCAGCTTGGCCGGCAGCTCGAAAAACTCGCCCACGATTTCAATGCCACGCAGGCCGGCTACCGCGTCGTCCCCGTCTACAAGGGAAACTACTCGGAGACCGTAAACGCAGCGATCTTCGCCTTCCGCTCGCGCAGCCAGCCGGCCATCGTACAGGTCAGCGAGGCATCTACCGCGACGATGATGGCGGCGAAGGGCGCCATCTATCCGGTGCACGAATTGATGCGCGACCAGGCGGAAGCGTTTTCGCCCGCGGCCTATCTGCCGGCGATCGCCGGCTATTACACCGACATCGCCGGCAATATGCTGTCGTTCCCGTTCAATGCCTCGACGCCGATCCTGTACTACAACAAGGACCTGTTCCGCGCCGCCGGCCTCGATCCCGAGGCCCCGCCGCGCACCTGGCCGGAACTGGGCGATGCCGCCAAGCGGCTGCGCGCCGCCGGCACCGCCTGCGGCTTCACCACCTCCTGGCCGTCATGGATCAATGTCGAGAATTTCTCAGCGTTTCACGATCTGCCGGTGGCGACCCGGGCCAACGGCATGGCCGGGCTGGACGCGATCCTGACCTTCAACAATGCCGCGATGATCCGCCACGTCGCGCAGCTCGCGCAGTGGCAGAAGACAAAAGTGTTCGACTACAGCGGTCGCGCAACGTCGGCGGAGCCGCGCTTCCAGAAAGGCGAATGCGGAATTTTTCTGGGATCGTCCGGCACCCGCGCCGATATTCTGGCCAATGCGAAATTCGAGGTCGGCTACGGCATGCTGCCGTACTGGCCGGATGTCGCGTCCGCGCCGCGTAACTCGATTATTGGCGGGGCGACGCTGTGGGTGCTGCGCGACCGGCCGCGCGACGAATATAAGGGTGTCGCCAAGTTCTTCGCGTTCCTGTCGCAGCCGGATATCCAGGCGGCCTGGCACCAGAACACGGGCTATTTGCCGATTACCCGTGCTGCCTTCGACCTGACCCGTGCGCAAGGCTTCTACGACCGTCATCCGGGCACGGCAAAGTCGATCGAGCAGATTACGCTGAACCCGCCGACCGCAAATTCCAAGGGCTTGCGGCTCGGCTCCTTCACCCTGATCCGCGACGCGATCGAGGACGAACTCGAACAGGCCTTTGCCGGCCGGAAATCCGCGCAGGCCGCGCTGGATGCCGCCGCCGATCGCGGCAACAAACTGCTGCGCCAGTTCGAGCGGGCGAATCCGGATCAGTAA